A region of Ornithorhynchus anatinus isolate Pmale09 chromosome 5, mOrnAna1.pri.v4, whole genome shotgun sequence DNA encodes the following proteins:
- the THAP1 gene encoding THAP domain-containing protein 1 yields MVQSCSAYRCRNRYDKDKPVSFHKFPLTRPDLCQKWEAAVRRKNFKPTKYSSICSEHFTPDCFKRECNNKLLKENAVPTIFCFTEPHEKTEEIFEHQEQLPPPPPPVPQVDAAIGLLMPPLHTPNNLAIFCDHNYTVEDTVHQRKRIQQLEEQVEKLRKKLKTAQQRCRRQERQLEKLREVVQFQKEKDILSGRRYVLLPNDYFEIVEVPA; encoded by the exons ATGGTGCAGTCCTGCTCCGCCTACCGCTGCAGGAACCGATACGACAAGGACAAGCCCGTTTCTTTTCATAA gTTTCCTCTTACACGACCTGACCTCTGCCAGAAGTGGGAGGCCGCAGTGCGAAGAAAAAACTTCAAACCTACTAAATATAGCAGTATTTGTTCAGAACACTTTACTCCCGATTGCTTTAAGAGAGAGTGCAACAACAAGCTACTGAAAGAGAATGCTGTACCAACCATATTTTGTTTCACTGAACCACATGAGAAG ACCGAGGAAATTTTTGAACATCAAGAACAgcttcctccaccaccacctcctgtACCCCAAGTGGATGCTGCTATTGGATTATTGATGCCTCCCCTACATACTCCTAATAATCTTGCAATTTTCTGTGATCACAACTACACCGTAGAAGATACAGTACATCAGAGAAAAAGGATTCAACAGCTAGAAGAACAAGTTGAAAAACTGAGAAAGAAGCTCAAGACTGCACAGCAGCGATGCCGAAGACAAGAACGCCAGCTAGAAAAACTCCGAGAGGTTGTACAGTTTCAAAAGGAGAAAGACATCTTATCGGGAAGAAGATACGTGCTTCTTCCTAATGACTATTTTGAAATTGTAGAAGTACcagcataa